A genomic segment from Peribacillus sp. ACCC06369 encodes:
- a CDS encoding 3-oxoacid CoA-transferase subunit B — MGLGTEDRNRIAKRAAAEISDGMLVNLGIGIPSLVPNHLLNDHKVMFHAENGLVGIGSSPEKGKEDAHLCNAGGLPITIRPGASYCDSTVAFGMIRRGRVDITILGALQVSEVGDLANWIVPGKRVPGMGGAMELAAKAKKVIVLMEHTDKAGMSKLVKKCTLPLTAKKCVHMIITELGVFSVTSEGLLLTDVFDTSSIEEIRDRTEALFTVSENIHILKE; from the coding sequence ATGGGTTTGGGAACCGAAGATAGAAATCGAATAGCGAAACGGGCAGCAGCAGAAATAAGCGATGGGATGCTGGTCAATTTGGGAATTGGCATTCCATCGCTTGTACCGAATCATCTTTTGAATGACCATAAAGTTATGTTTCATGCTGAAAATGGCCTTGTGGGGATTGGCAGTTCTCCTGAAAAGGGAAAGGAAGATGCACATCTTTGCAATGCCGGGGGACTACCGATCACCATAAGACCCGGGGCTTCCTACTGCGACAGTACGGTTGCATTTGGGATGATAAGGCGCGGGAGGGTGGATATCACGATTCTAGGAGCCCTTCAAGTGAGTGAAGTGGGGGATCTCGCTAATTGGATTGTCCCAGGAAAGAGGGTGCCAGGCATGGGTGGTGCCATGGAACTGGCTGCAAAGGCAAAAAAGGTCATCGTATTAATGGAACATACCGATAAAGCGGGCATGTCTAAATTAGTCAAAAAATGTACGTTGCCGTTAACTGCCAAGAAATGCGTACATATGATCATCACTGAGCTAGGCGTGTTTTCTGTAACTTCCGAGGGCCTCCTTTTAACAGATGTATTTGATACATCCAGTATTGAGGAAATCAGGGATCGAACCGAAGCCTTGTTTACCGTCTCTGAAAACATCCATATTTTAAAAGAATGA
- a CDS encoding peptidase, whose protein sequence is MDMYEERIRTWLNDHRTNGVQLLQKLVQEPSKRGQEGSAQAIVVEKCRQLGLEIDLWEIGDEQLRKHPHFYCDRKDFKGNPNLVAIKRGTGNGKSLILNGHIDVVPEGDHAAWHDEPYSGKLKDGKVFGRGTTDMKGGNVSLLLAIEAIVESGIQLKGDVIFQSVIEEESGGAGTLAAVIRGYEADGAIIPEPTNMKLFPLQQGSMWFRLKIKGKSAHGGTRYEGVSAIDKAVGVMKEIKMLEQERNESLRHSLYKNVPIPIPINIGSIQSGNWPSSVPDTAVLEGRFGIAPTETMEEAQKSLIQRIDALNQSDSWFKEKPIELEWFGARWLPGNLEIDHSLMKTIGRYYEKVVGEEPLVEASPWATDGGYLSSVGSTPVVVFGPGETKMAHDSNEYIEVDKMMEVAEIIALTMIDWCGVEEQ, encoded by the coding sequence ATGGATATGTATGAGGAAAGAATAAGAACATGGTTGAATGATCATCGGACAAATGGGGTTCAGCTTTTGCAAAAACTGGTCCAGGAACCGAGCAAAAGGGGGCAAGAAGGAAGTGCACAAGCCATAGTGGTCGAGAAGTGCAGACAACTTGGTCTGGAAATAGATCTATGGGAAATTGGGGATGAACAATTAAGAAAACACCCCCATTTTTATTGCGATCGCAAGGATTTTAAAGGAAATCCGAACCTTGTGGCTATTAAAAGAGGAACCGGCAATGGGAAATCCCTTATTTTAAACGGACATATTGATGTTGTTCCTGAAGGCGATCATGCAGCATGGCACGATGAACCCTATAGCGGCAAATTAAAAGACGGGAAAGTGTTCGGGAGGGGAACGACAGATATGAAAGGCGGCAATGTTTCTTTATTGCTGGCCATCGAAGCGATAGTCGAATCTGGAATCCAATTGAAGGGGGACGTGATTTTCCAGAGTGTGATTGAAGAGGAAAGCGGCGGTGCAGGAACACTTGCGGCAGTCATCAGAGGGTACGAAGCGGATGGGGCAATCATTCCGGAGCCTACCAATATGAAACTATTCCCTTTACAGCAAGGTTCGATGTGGTTTCGACTGAAAATAAAGGGCAAGTCTGCACATGGAGGCACAAGGTATGAAGGAGTAAGTGCAATTGATAAAGCGGTTGGTGTAATGAAAGAAATCAAGATGCTTGAACAAGAACGGAATGAGTCACTCCGTCATTCACTCTATAAAAATGTACCCATTCCCATTCCAATCAACATAGGAAGCATTCAAAGCGGAAACTGGCCTTCTTCCGTGCCGGATACAGCCGTTCTTGAAGGCAGATTCGGCATCGCACCGACAGAGACCATGGAAGAGGCACAAAAATCGCTGATACAGCGAATAGATGCTTTAAACCAGAGTGATTCATGGTTCAAAGAAAAACCAATTGAATTAGAATGGTTTGGGGCCAGATGGCTGCCTGGCAATCTCGAAATCGATCATTCGCTAATGAAAACCATTGGCAGGTACTATGAAAAAGTGGTGGGGGAAGAACCGCTTGTCGAAGCGTCCCCTTGGGCGACGGATGGAGGGTACCTTTCATCAGTTGGCTCGACTCCCGTAGTTGTATTTGGACCAGGGGAAACGAAAATGGCCCATGATTCAAACGAATATATAGAAGTGGATAAAATGATGGAGGTTGCAGAAATCATTGCATTGACCATGATTGATTGGTGCGGGGTGGAAGAGCAATAA
- the ablB gene encoding putative beta-lysine N-acetyltransferase, which yields MEAGIIEKRIQKPRCSIHITIDYFNKRLRVDDYLGHFQECVEESLKVANGVSAEKIIFKSRKENVLALIAQGFLYEGSIDKFFLGSDCFFLVKYNKNERRNSEEWEKEDQILTDVQSLPIKSGLDDPPTAYQARKAEVTDAVQLAQLYGKVFEVYPTPMNDPLYVKKCMEKGTVFYIFVHEGKIISAASAEIDAFYHNAEITDCATLPEHRQYGLMKHLISSLEDYLISNGNYCIYSIARSLSFGMNAALHQQGYSYRGRLANNCYIFDKLEDMNLWVKNFT from the coding sequence ATGGAGGCTGGCATCATTGAAAAAAGAATTCAAAAGCCAAGGTGCTCAATACATATTACGATCGACTATTTTAATAAGCGATTAAGGGTTGACGATTACCTAGGTCATTTTCAGGAATGCGTAGAGGAATCCCTGAAGGTGGCTAACGGCGTATCAGCAGAGAAAATCATCTTCAAGTCACGCAAGGAAAACGTTCTGGCATTAATTGCTCAGGGCTTTTTATATGAAGGAAGCATCGATAAATTCTTTTTGGGAAGCGATTGTTTCTTCCTTGTAAAATATAACAAGAACGAAAGGCGCAACAGTGAGGAATGGGAAAAGGAAGATCAAATCCTCACCGATGTTCAGAGTCTCCCGATTAAATCCGGACTGGATGATCCGCCGACTGCCTATCAAGCACGTAAAGCGGAAGTTACCGATGCAGTTCAGCTGGCACAATTGTACGGGAAGGTTTTCGAAGTGTATCCCACTCCGATGAATGATCCGTTATATGTGAAAAAATGCATGGAAAAGGGAACGGTCTTTTATATTTTTGTTCATGAAGGCAAGATCATCAGTGCTGCTTCCGCAGAAATTGATGCCTTTTACCATAATGCGGAAATCACTGATTGTGCGACATTGCCGGAACATCGGCAGTACGGTTTGATGAAACACTTGATTTCCTCACTTGAAGACTACCTTATTTCGAATGGCAATTATTGTATTTATTCCATTGCCCGGTCGCTCTCATTCGGTATGAATGCTGCATTGCACCAGCAGGGTTACTCGTACCGTGGACGTTTGGCCAATAATTGTTACATCTTCGATAAACTGGAAGACATGAATCTTTGGGTGAAAAATTTTACATGA
- a CDS encoding CoA transferase subunit A has product MENTFQKICRLEDVLHLFKDNQSILYGGFGGIGTPPGLINLILESGIKDLTLIGNDTGFPDIGIGKLVTQRRAKKIIVSHIGSNPNAGLLMNNGELEVEFSPQGTLVERIRAGGMGLGGVLTDIGIETDIVREGKQTVKIGKKNYLVEPALTADIAIVYAEMADPYGNLIFDKSARNTNPLVAAAGQITIVEAMQIVPLGSLDPESIIVPGAFVDYIIPSKGVDWKWVWEPKIEIE; this is encoded by the coding sequence TTGGAAAATACATTCCAGAAGATTTGTCGTTTGGAGGATGTCCTCCATCTCTTTAAAGATAATCAGTCCATCTTGTATGGGGGATTCGGTGGTATTGGGACACCTCCGGGATTGATCAATCTGATTTTGGAGTCAGGTATAAAGGATTTAACCTTGATTGGGAACGATACAGGTTTCCCCGATATTGGAATCGGAAAACTGGTCACCCAACGCCGTGCAAAAAAAATCATCGTTTCCCATATCGGTTCCAATCCAAATGCAGGACTATTAATGAACAATGGGGAACTCGAAGTGGAGTTCTCTCCTCAAGGTACACTTGTCGAACGCATCCGGGCTGGAGGGATGGGATTAGGTGGGGTATTGACTGATATAGGAATTGAAACCGATATCGTCCGGGAAGGCAAGCAAACCGTAAAGATAGGTAAGAAAAATTATCTGGTGGAACCTGCATTAACAGCAGATATCGCCATTGTTTACGCAGAAATGGCAGATCCTTACGGAAACCTCATCTTTGATAAAAGCGCCAGGAACACGAACCCACTCGTAGCTGCGGCCGGACAAATCACGATCGTCGAAGCCATGCAAATCGTTCCGCTTGGCTCTTTGGATCCAGAGAGCATCATTGTGCCAGGTGCCTTTGTGGATTATATCATTCCATCAAAAGGAGTCGATTGGAAATGGGTTTGGGAACCGAAGATAGAAATCGAATAG